In a single window of the Xylanimonas protaetiae genome:
- a CDS encoding inositol-3-phosphate synthase, whose product MTSIRVAIVGVGNCASSLVQGVHYYRDADPAGKVPGLMHVQFGDYHVSDLEFVAAFDVDAKKVGFDLAEAIYASENNTIKIADVPPLGVTVQRGPTNDGLGQYYSATIEESDAEPVDVVQALKDARVDVLVSYLPVGSEIADKFYAQCAIDAGVAFVNALPVFIASDPEWAAKFEAAGVPIVGDDIKSQVGATITHRVLARLFEDRGVILDRTYQLNVGGNMDFKNMLQRDRLESKKVSKTQAVTSNLHDGPLAGKKDDRNVHIGPSDYVAWLDDRKWAYVRLEGRAFGEVPLNLEYKLEVWDSPNSAGIIIDAVRAAKIAKDRGIGGPILSASTYFMKSPPVQMEDTEGRAQLEAFIKGDIER is encoded by the coding sequence ATGACCTCCATCCGCGTCGCCATCGTCGGTGTCGGAAACTGCGCATCGTCCCTGGTCCAGGGCGTGCACTACTACCGCGACGCCGACCCGGCCGGCAAGGTCCCGGGCCTCATGCACGTGCAGTTCGGCGACTACCACGTGTCGGACCTCGAGTTCGTGGCGGCGTTCGACGTCGACGCGAAGAAGGTCGGCTTCGACCTCGCCGAGGCCATCTACGCCTCGGAGAACAACACCATCAAGATCGCCGACGTCCCGCCGCTGGGCGTGACCGTCCAGCGCGGCCCGACGAACGACGGCCTCGGCCAGTACTACTCGGCCACCATCGAGGAGTCGGACGCCGAGCCGGTCGACGTCGTCCAGGCCCTCAAGGACGCGCGTGTCGACGTGCTGGTCTCGTACCTGCCCGTGGGCTCGGAGATCGCCGACAAGTTCTACGCCCAGTGCGCGATCGACGCGGGCGTCGCCTTCGTCAACGCCCTGCCCGTCTTCATCGCGTCCGACCCCGAGTGGGCCGCGAAGTTCGAGGCCGCCGGCGTCCCGATCGTCGGCGACGACATCAAGTCGCAGGTCGGCGCCACGATCACGCACCGCGTGCTGGCCCGCCTCTTCGAGGACCGCGGCGTCATCCTCGACCGCACGTACCAGCTGAACGTCGGCGGCAACATGGACTTCAAGAACATGCTGCAGCGCGACCGCCTCGAGTCCAAGAAGGTCTCGAAGACGCAGGCCGTCACGTCGAACCTCCACGACGGCCCGCTGGCCGGCAAGAAGGACGACCGCAACGTCCACATCGGCCCGTCGGACTACGTCGCCTGGCTCGACGACCGCAAGTGGGCGTACGTGCGCCTCGAGGGCCGCGCGTTCGGCGAGGTGCCCCTGAACCTGGAGTACAAGCTCGAGGTGTGGGATTCCCCCAACTCGGCCGGCATCATCATCGACGCCGTCCGCGCCGCGAAGATCGCCAAGGACCGCGGCATCGGCGGCCCGATCCTGTCGGCGTCGACGTACTTCATGAAGTCGCCGCCCGTCCAGATGGAGGACACCGAGGGCCGCGCGCAGCTCGAGGCCTTCATCAAGGGTGACATCGAGCGCTGA
- a CDS encoding penicillin-binding protein, translating to MATSGSRQTPRRRGLWDYPRRGKGPIRRWLPSWRVVLGTFVGVLALGTGTLVAAWVTTTVPENLGNITNQTTTIFFSDGETEIGRLGARRQLVSLEDLPSHVGDAVVASEDATFWTNPGVDPRGFARALWNNVRGNSTQGGSTLTMQYIERTRTDSVSDLVGKFREAIMALQITRTTPKEDILEGYLNTIYWGRGVFGVEAAAQAYFGTPAAELTLSEAALLAGIIPSPNNWDPGVNEDRARTRWHRNINRMYTQGLITAEERAEAEFPEFLPRPTATNTLGGQAGFLVNEVIRELSDTDQFRDRPELLRTRGLHIVTTIDPVLQDAAVAVAQSAFEGNNPADPDALSVSLASMDPATGEIRALFGGLDYLQRQFNTATQGSAQAGSTFKPFTLVAALEDGHSLGDRFDGRSQKVIPGWDPANGNVGPRNFGGTNFGNIDLVDAMADSVNTVYAQLNVEIGPQRTVDVARRLGIPESVSIPAVPSNVLGPSNVSVVDLATAYATIANGGGRVTPHIVREVRGLDGSLVYTGPTERVREFDPQVMAATTHALAQAVENGSGRTARELRGPNGERRPAAGKTGTSNGNVSSWFAGFVPQLVTVVGLQQERDGRLEAITPFGQWANNRTGMTGSTFPTRAWTDFMHVATEGMPVQQLPTYTPTRTAPPEEPVEDLELEDGDEEQADPMEGWVTVPEGLVGQSTSQVLPVLSGLGLHARIETVESSQPQGTVLGVTPGGVLVPPGSTVTVVVSGGPPTPSPTPTPPPGGDPGNGGPENGPDDDDGDPGSSHDDEV from the coding sequence GTGGCCACCTCAGGCAGCCGCCAGACGCCCCGTCGCCGTGGGCTGTGGGACTACCCGCGCCGCGGCAAGGGCCCGATCCGCCGCTGGCTCCCGTCGTGGCGCGTCGTCCTCGGCACGTTCGTGGGCGTGCTCGCGCTCGGCACGGGCACGCTCGTCGCGGCGTGGGTGACGACGACGGTCCCGGAGAACCTCGGCAACATCACGAACCAGACGACGACGATCTTCTTCTCCGACGGCGAGACGGAGATCGGCCGGCTGGGCGCCCGCCGCCAGCTGGTCAGCCTCGAGGACCTGCCGAGCCACGTCGGCGACGCCGTCGTCGCCTCCGAGGACGCGACCTTCTGGACCAACCCGGGCGTCGACCCGCGCGGGTTCGCCCGCGCCCTGTGGAACAACGTGCGGGGCAACTCGACGCAGGGCGGCTCGACGCTGACGATGCAGTACATCGAGCGGACCAGGACCGACTCGGTCTCCGACCTCGTGGGCAAGTTCCGTGAGGCGATCATGGCCCTCCAGATCACGCGCACCACGCCCAAGGAGGACATCCTCGAGGGCTACCTCAACACCATCTACTGGGGCCGTGGCGTGTTCGGCGTCGAGGCGGCGGCGCAGGCGTACTTCGGCACGCCGGCCGCCGAGCTGACGCTGTCCGAGGCGGCGCTCCTCGCGGGCATCATCCCGTCGCCCAACAACTGGGACCCGGGCGTCAACGAGGACCGCGCCCGCACGCGCTGGCACCGCAACATCAACCGCATGTACACGCAGGGGCTCATCACCGCGGAGGAGCGCGCCGAGGCGGAGTTCCCGGAGTTCCTGCCGCGCCCGACGGCCACCAACACGCTCGGCGGGCAGGCGGGCTTCCTGGTCAACGAGGTGATCCGTGAGCTCTCGGACACCGACCAGTTCCGCGACCGCCCCGAGCTGCTGCGCACGCGCGGGCTGCACATCGTCACGACGATCGACCCGGTGCTCCAGGACGCGGCCGTCGCCGTCGCGCAGTCCGCGTTCGAGGGGAACAACCCCGCCGACCCCGACGCGCTGTCCGTGAGCCTGGCGTCGATGGACCCCGCCACGGGCGAGATCCGCGCCCTGTTCGGCGGTCTCGACTACCTCCAGCGGCAGTTCAACACCGCGACGCAGGGCAGCGCCCAGGCCGGCTCGACGTTCAAGCCGTTCACGCTCGTGGCCGCGCTGGAGGACGGGCACTCGCTCGGGGACCGGTTCGACGGCCGCAGCCAGAAGGTCATCCCCGGCTGGGACCCCGCGAACGGCAACGTGGGCCCGCGGAACTTCGGCGGCACGAACTTCGGCAACATCGACCTGGTCGACGCCATGGCCGACTCCGTCAACACCGTCTACGCGCAGCTCAACGTCGAGATCGGGCCGCAGCGCACCGTCGACGTCGCCCGCCGCCTCGGCATCCCCGAGTCCGTCTCCATCCCCGCGGTGCCGTCGAACGTGCTCGGCCCCTCGAACGTGAGCGTCGTCGACCTGGCGACCGCCTACGCGACCATCGCGAACGGCGGCGGCCGCGTGACGCCGCACATCGTGCGCGAGGTGCGCGGCCTGGACGGGTCGCTCGTCTACACCGGCCCGACGGAGCGTGTCCGCGAGTTCGACCCGCAGGTCATGGCGGCCACCACGCACGCGCTCGCGCAGGCCGTCGAGAACGGCTCGGGCCGGACGGCACGCGAGCTGCGCGGGCCGAACGGCGAGCGACGCCCGGCCGCCGGCAAGACCGGCACGAGCAACGGCAACGTCTCGTCCTGGTTCGCCGGGTTCGTGCCGCAGCTCGTCACCGTCGTCGGGCTCCAGCAGGAGCGCGACGGGCGGCTGGAGGCGATCACGCCCTTCGGGCAGTGGGCCAACAACCGCACGGGCATGACGGGCAGCACGTTCCCGACGCGGGCGTGGACGGACTTCATGCACGTCGCGACCGAGGGCATGCCGGTCCAGCAGCTCCCCACCTACACGCCGACGCGCACCGCGCCGCCGGAGGAGCCCGTCGAGGACCTCGAGCTCGAGGACGGCGACGAGGAGCAGGCCGACCCCATGGAGGGCTGGGTCACGGTCCCCGAAGGCCTGGTGGGCCAGTCGACGAGCCAGGTGCTGCCCGTCCTGAGCGGCCTCGGGCTGCACGCCCGGATCGAGACGGTGGAGTCGAGCCAGCCGCAGGGGACCGTGCTCGGGGTCACCCCGGGCGGCGTCCTCGTGCCGCCGGGGTCGACGGTCACGGTCGTGGTCTCGGGCGGTCCGCCGACGCCGTCGCCGACGCCCACGCCGCCGCCGGGCGGCGACCCCGGCAACGGCGGCCCCGAGAACGGGCCCGACGACGACGACGGCGACCCCGGGAGCAGCCACGACGACGAGGTGTGA
- a CDS encoding polysaccharide pyruvyl transferase family protein yields MAPQVEVVHWNPRRRRRRTLAERLLGRHPTTPVDNFGDLLGPLVVELLRRSRGLPADGGTGPGRRLLAVGSILHLARDGDVVWGSGVNGKIPLAALRARRLDVRAVRGPRTRDVLAGLGIDAPAVYGDPALLLPLVDPRLRAWAATPVHDLTVVPNVHDLAALADHPAVVAPTAPLDAVLERVARSRLVVGSSLHGLVVAESLGIPARAVVAGHEHPLKYDDYYRGTGRDGADAAATVEEAVRRGGAPPPRWDPEPLLAAFPADLWRVPSTVPGGP; encoded by the coding sequence ATGGCCCCCCAGGTCGAGGTCGTGCACTGGAACCCCCGACGACGACGGCGGCGCACGCTCGCCGAGCGCCTGCTCGGGAGGCACCCCACCACGCCTGTGGACAACTTCGGCGACCTGCTGGGACCGCTCGTCGTCGAGCTGCTGCGGCGCTCCCGGGGGCTGCCCGCCGACGGCGGGACCGGGCCGGGCCGGCGGCTGCTCGCCGTCGGGTCGATCCTGCACCTGGCGCGCGACGGCGACGTCGTCTGGGGCAGCGGCGTCAACGGCAAGATCCCGCTCGCCGCGCTGCGGGCCCGGCGCCTCGACGTCCGCGCCGTGCGCGGACCGCGCACGCGCGACGTGCTCGCCGGCCTGGGGATCGACGCCCCGGCCGTCTACGGCGACCCCGCGCTGCTGCTGCCCCTGGTCGACCCGCGCCTGCGCGCCTGGGCCGCCACGCCCGTGCACGACCTCACGGTCGTGCCGAACGTCCACGACCTGGCCGCGCTGGCCGACCATCCCGCCGTCGTCGCGCCGACCGCGCCCCTCGACGCCGTGCTGGAGCGGGTCGCGCGCAGCCGGCTCGTCGTCGGGTCGTCGCTGCACGGCCTCGTCGTCGCCGAGTCACTCGGCATCCCCGCGCGCGCCGTCGTCGCCGGGCACGAGCACCCCCTCAAGTACGACGACTACTACCGCGGCACCGGTCGCGACGGGGCCGACGCCGCCGCGACCGTCGAGGAGGCCGTGCGGCGCGGCGGCGCCCCGCCGCCGCGCTGGGACCCCGAGCCGCTGCTCGCGGCGTTCCCCGCCGACCTGTGGCGCGTCCCCTCGACCGTCCCGGGGGGCCCGTGA
- a CDS encoding penicillin-binding protein translates to MATSGSARRPATRPTKGLRRFFNYPRRGKGPIHRWIPSWRIVVGTVLGFFALGAGAAFAAYAATDVPDNLGNIKDQITTIYYADGVTPITTIQNEKRILVTYADLPDYVGNAVVASEDATFWTNAGVDPRGLLRALWTNLTTGARQGGSTLTQQYVERTKLDSTTSYTGKIREMIIALKVTRTTPKEEILEDYLNTIYWGRNVNGIGAAAQAYFGVDAKDLTPSQAALLAGIIPSPNNWDPDKNLTQAERRWTRSINRMHDQGYITDAQRAEAAFPAFNPRAEKTDALGGQKGYIRDLVVSEIGKMDQFKDDRLQTRGLSIYTTIDQNLQNKAVEIAQTAFTGDHPADPNRLSVSLVSMDPTNGELRTVYGGADYLGTLPNSKFNFATQGTSQGGSTFKPMTLLAALEDGHKLNETFNGNNRIPTPGWDDRGTGLGPRNFGGINYGTIDLVKATANSVNSVYAALNIEIGPQRTVDTAHKLGIPDSVDIPDVPSNVLGSASVSARDLATAYSTLAGGGYRVTPHVVREVKGLDGSLIYTGPTDRTREFAPENIAGVTYAMTRVIKEGSGKTEIKLDRPVAGKTGTSNDNYSAWFAGFVPQLVTVVGLHQEDPATHKVEPITGFGDKSWIKNGITGSTFPARAWNEFMEVALQGVDVQEFPPYTPPRPSPSPSQTPSETPTTEAPVEQPPADPLAGFVDVPGDLVGRQVSEVQHQLESLGLRVIPNAVANDKPKGTVLDVQPQGQKVPPGSSITVTVSTGKSDNGTSGGNTPPPTSTPTPTPDPSASSVIDPLTPPGQGH, encoded by the coding sequence GTGGCCACCTCAGGAAGCGCACGCCGTCCGGCGACGAGACCGACGAAGGGTCTTCGTCGGTTCTTCAACTACCCCCGCCGCGGCAAGGGGCCGATCCACCGCTGGATCCCGTCCTGGCGCATCGTCGTCGGGACGGTCCTGGGCTTCTTCGCGCTCGGCGCGGGCGCGGCCTTCGCCGCGTACGCGGCCACCGACGTCCCCGACAACCTGGGCAACATCAAGGACCAGATCACCACGATCTACTACGCCGACGGCGTCACCCCGATCACGACGATCCAGAACGAGAAGCGCATCCTCGTCACGTACGCGGACCTGCCCGACTACGTCGGCAACGCCGTCGTCGCCTCGGAGGACGCGACGTTCTGGACCAACGCCGGCGTCGACCCCCGCGGCCTGCTGCGCGCCCTGTGGACCAACCTCACGACCGGCGCGCGGCAGGGCGGCTCGACCCTGACGCAGCAGTACGTGGAGCGCACCAAGCTCGACTCGACGACGAGCTACACGGGCAAGATCCGCGAGATGATCATCGCGCTCAAGGTCACGCGCACCACCCCGAAGGAAGAGATCCTCGAGGACTACCTCAACACGATCTACTGGGGCCGGAACGTCAACGGCATCGGCGCCGCCGCGCAGGCCTACTTCGGCGTCGACGCCAAGGACCTGACGCCCTCGCAGGCGGCGCTGCTCGCGGGCATCATCCCCTCGCCCAACAACTGGGACCCGGACAAGAACCTCACGCAGGCCGAGCGGCGCTGGACGCGCTCCATCAACCGCATGCACGACCAGGGGTACATCACCGACGCCCAGCGCGCGGAGGCGGCGTTCCCCGCGTTCAACCCCAGGGCGGAGAAGACCGACGCCCTGGGCGGCCAGAAGGGCTACATCCGGGACCTCGTCGTGTCCGAGATCGGCAAGATGGACCAGTTCAAGGACGACCGCCTGCAGACGCGCGGCCTGAGCATCTACACGACGATCGACCAGAACCTGCAGAACAAGGCCGTCGAGATCGCCCAGACCGCGTTCACGGGGGACCACCCGGCCGACCCGAACCGGCTCTCCGTCAGCCTCGTGTCGATGGACCCGACCAACGGCGAGCTGCGCACCGTGTACGGCGGCGCCGACTATCTCGGGACCCTGCCGAACAGCAAGTTCAACTTCGCCACGCAGGGCACCTCGCAGGGCGGCTCGACGTTCAAGCCCATGACGCTGCTCGCGGCGCTCGAGGACGGCCACAAGCTCAACGAGACGTTCAACGGCAACAACAGGATCCCGACTCCCGGCTGGGACGACCGCGGCACCGGGCTGGGCCCGCGCAACTTCGGCGGCATCAACTACGGCACCATCGACCTCGTCAAGGCCACCGCCAACTCCGTCAACTCGGTCTACGCGGCGCTCAACATCGAGATCGGACCGCAGCGCACGGTCGACACGGCCCACAAGCTCGGCATCCCCGACTCCGTGGACATCCCCGACGTCCCCTCGAACGTGCTCGGGTCGGCGAGCGTGAGCGCGCGCGACCTCGCGACGGCCTACTCGACGCTCGCGGGCGGCGGGTACCGCGTGACCCCGCACGTCGTGCGCGAGGTCAAGGGCCTGGACGGCTCGCTCATCTACACCGGCCCCACCGACCGCACGCGCGAGTTCGCGCCCGAGAACATCGCGGGCGTCACCTACGCGATGACGCGCGTCATCAAGGAGGGCTCGGGCAAGACGGAGATCAAGCTCGACCGCCCGGTCGCCGGCAAGACGGGTACCTCGAACGACAACTACTCTGCCTGGTTCGCGGGCTTCGTGCCGCAGCTCGTCACCGTCGTCGGCCTCCACCAGGAGGACCCGGCCACGCACAAGGTCGAGCCGATCACCGGGTTCGGCGACAAGAGCTGGATCAAGAACGGGATCACCGGCAGCACCTTCCCGGCGCGCGCCTGGAACGAGTTCATGGAAGTGGCGCTCCAGGGCGTCGACGTCCAGGAGTTCCCGCCGTACACGCCGCCGCGTCCGTCGCCCTCCCCGTCGCAGACGCCGTCGGAGACGCCCACCACGGAGGCGCCCGTGGAGCAGCCGCCGGCCGACCCGCTGGCCGGCTTCGTGGACGTGCCGGGCGACCTCGTCGGACGCCAGGTCAGCGAGGTGCAGCACCAGCTCGAGAGCCTCGGCCTGCGCGTGATCCCGAACGCCGTCGCGAACGACAAGCCGAAGGGCACCGTGCTCGACGTGCAGCCGCAAGGGCAGAAGGTGCCGCCGGGGTCGTCGATCACGGTCACGGTGTCCACGGGGAAGAGCGACAACGGCACCAGCGGTGGGAACACGCCGCCGCCGACGTCGACGCCCACGCCCACGCCAGACCCGTCGGCGTCGTCCGTCATCGACCCGCTGACGCCGCCGGGCCAAGGCCACTGA
- a CDS encoding PadR family transcriptional regulator: protein MRSRSTVLETAVLGLLSSSPLHGYELRKRLALLLGPFRAFSYGTLYPALRSLQERGLIATTEPSPAAAAPRTSAARRSAGREAVPPLAGRRGRIVYELTAEGKEHLQTVLSSSGPAAWEDENFDVRFALFAQTDADTRLRILEGRRTRLTEKLEAVKESAARTRERLDEYTLELQRHGLEQVEREVRWLDGLITQERGRVLRDPRENQKERG from the coding sequence GTGCGCAGTCGCTCGACAGTGCTCGAGACCGCCGTCCTCGGCCTCCTCAGCTCCTCGCCGCTGCACGGCTACGAGCTGCGCAAGCGCCTCGCGCTGCTCCTCGGCCCCTTCCGGGCCTTCAGCTACGGCACGCTCTACCCCGCGCTGCGCTCCCTGCAGGAGCGCGGCCTCATCGCGACGACGGAGCCGTCCCCGGCCGCCGCCGCACCGCGCACCTCGGCTGCCCGCCGCTCCGCCGGGCGGGAGGCCGTGCCGCCGCTGGCCGGCCGCCGCGGCCGCATCGTCTACGAGCTCACGGCCGAGGGCAAGGAACACCTCCAGACCGTGCTGTCCTCCAGCGGCCCCGCCGCCTGGGAGGACGAGAACTTCGACGTCCGCTTCGCGCTCTTCGCGCAGACCGACGCCGACACCCGCCTGCGCATCCTGGAGGGCCGGCGCACCCGGCTCACCGAGAAGCTGGAGGCGGTCAAGGAGTCCGCGGCTCGCACCCGTGAGCGGCTCGACGAGTACACGCTCGAGCTGCAACGACACGGGCTCGAGCAGGTCGAGCGCGAGGTGCGCTGGCTGGACGGCCTCATCACCCAAGAAAGGGGCCGCGTGCTGCGCGACCCCCGAGAGAATCAGAAGGAGCGAGGATGA
- a CDS encoding MFS transporter, giving the protein MGVIQELRELLRLSGYRRLLTVRLVSQVADGMFQVGLASAWFFSPDAAGSAASVAGRYALMLAPFTIVGPFAGVFLDRWRRRQVLLLGNLARAAVTLAMAGVMLGLSPDHWGVLVLGLAALSVNRFLLAGLSAGLPNVVGGPLLLTANSITPTLGSGAAFLGGGIGFVVAWLLPPGRGADATALVCAAAVMTCGALAAGRLRRDQLGPEHPRSVPLRDDLAVVVRDLAAGARYLAARRTPMQALAVMAAHRFLYGVVFIASILIARNLLSSPGDAAGGLANFAVILGLTAVGGAGAVVVTPVLSRYTGPQVWIALMLLLAAASQLLMTTTPARGVVLTGAALLGMAAQAAKIAVDTIVQRDTVDDVRGRAFALYDVMFNAAFVGAAVLAALFVPDSGWSRPLFVTLAVAYVLVAVVLWTQGARTPTEVTRPVTSRDPEISPTLP; this is encoded by the coding sequence GTGGGTGTGATCCAGGAGCTGCGCGAGCTCCTCCGGCTGAGCGGGTACCGCAGGCTCCTGACCGTGCGGCTCGTCTCGCAGGTCGCGGACGGGATGTTCCAGGTGGGCCTCGCGTCGGCGTGGTTCTTCTCGCCCGACGCCGCCGGGTCGGCCGCGTCGGTCGCCGGGCGGTACGCGCTCATGCTCGCGCCGTTCACGATCGTCGGGCCGTTCGCGGGCGTGTTCCTGGACCGATGGCGCCGGCGCCAGGTGCTGCTGCTCGGCAACCTCGCCCGGGCGGCGGTCACGCTCGCGATGGCCGGGGTGATGCTCGGCCTGTCCCCCGACCACTGGGGCGTCCTGGTGCTCGGCCTCGCCGCACTCTCGGTCAACCGGTTCCTGCTCGCCGGGCTGTCCGCGGGCCTGCCCAACGTCGTCGGCGGGCCGCTGCTGCTGACGGCCAACTCGATCACGCCCACGCTCGGGTCCGGGGCGGCGTTCCTGGGCGGCGGCATCGGGTTCGTCGTCGCGTGGCTCCTGCCGCCCGGGCGCGGGGCCGACGCGACGGCGCTCGTGTGCGCGGCCGCCGTCATGACGTGCGGGGCGCTGGCCGCGGGGCGCCTGCGCCGCGACCAGCTGGGCCCCGAGCACCCGCGGTCGGTGCCCTTGCGCGACGACCTCGCCGTCGTCGTGCGCGACCTCGCCGCCGGGGCCCGCTACCTCGCCGCGCGCCGCACGCCCATGCAGGCCCTCGCCGTCATGGCGGCGCACCGGTTCCTGTACGGCGTCGTGTTCATCGCGTCGATCCTCATCGCGCGCAACCTGCTCTCCTCCCCCGGCGACGCCGCCGGCGGCCTGGCGAACTTCGCCGTGATCCTCGGGCTGACCGCCGTCGGCGGGGCGGGCGCCGTCGTCGTGACGCCCGTGCTGTCCCGGTACACCGGGCCGCAGGTGTGGATCGCGCTCATGCTGCTGCTCGCCGCGGCGTCGCAGCTCCTCATGACGACGACGCCGGCGCGCGGCGTCGTGCTCACAGGGGCCGCGCTGCTGGGGATGGCCGCGCAGGCGGCCAAGATCGCCGTCGACACCATCGTGCAGCGCGACACGGTCGACGACGTCCGCGGGCGGGCGTTCGCGCTGTACGACGTCATGTTCAACGCCGCGTTCGTCGGGGCAGCCGTGCTGGCCGCGCTCTTCGTGCCCGACTCCGGGTGGTCGCGGCCGCTCTTCGTCACGCTCGCCGTGGCCTACGTCCTCGTGGCCGTCGTCCTGTGGACGCAGGGCGCGCGAACGCCCACCGAGGTCACCCGCCCCGTCACCTCCCGCGATCCGGAGATCTCGCCTACGCTCCCATGA
- a CDS encoding glycosyltransferase: MTYFARDDWLSSAARRAYWDAYRAAYRRISEAGVAVAAVSAELLDRIAPRGPAAVVPNGVEPAEWLGPPPPAPAWLDAVPRPRAIYVGTLDERLDVAGIAALAGACPGLSIVLLGPLPDPAYVAPLGALPGVHVHGGVGRAELVAALRACDLALLAHRRTRLTEAMSPLKVYEYLAAGLPVLATDLPPVRGIHPRVTLLDDVAGFADAAPATLAAGPLAEDDRTAFVAASSWEVRHRTVMDLLLRS; the protein is encoded by the coding sequence GTGACGTACTTCGCGCGCGACGACTGGCTCTCCTCCGCCGCCCGGCGCGCGTACTGGGACGCCTACCGCGCCGCGTACCGACGGATCTCCGAGGCGGGCGTCGCCGTCGCCGCCGTGAGCGCCGAGCTGCTCGACCGCATCGCCCCGCGCGGCCCCGCCGCCGTGGTGCCCAACGGCGTCGAGCCCGCCGAGTGGCTCGGCCCGCCGCCGCCCGCGCCCGCCTGGCTCGACGCCGTCCCCCGGCCCCGCGCGATCTACGTCGGCACGCTCGACGAGCGGCTCGACGTCGCCGGGATCGCCGCGCTCGCGGGTGCGTGCCCCGGGCTGAGCATCGTGCTGCTCGGGCCGCTGCCCGACCCCGCCTACGTCGCCCCCCTGGGCGCTCTGCCCGGCGTCCACGTGCACGGCGGCGTCGGGCGTGCGGAGCTCGTCGCCGCGCTGCGCGCGTGCGACCTCGCCCTGCTGGCGCACCGGCGCACCCGGCTCACCGAGGCCATGAGCCCGCTCAAGGTCTACGAGTACCTCGCCGCCGGGCTCCCCGTGCTGGCCACGGACCTGCCGCCCGTGCGCGGCATCCACCCGCGCGTCACGCTGCTCGACGACGTCGCCGGCTTCGCCGACGCCGCCCCGGCCACGCTGGCCGCCGGACCGCTGGCGGAGGACGACCGCACGGCCTTCGTCGCGGCGAGCTCCTGGGAGGTCCGCCACCGGACCGTCATGGACCTCCTCCTGCGGTCCTGA